The Pelosinus sp. IPA-1 genome contains a region encoding:
- a CDS encoding MarR family transcriptional regulator translates to MILSDIFIKLREVIFEVAQTYRDANSMPDLPNLTVKQYYYLDVISRMNNPTYSKIAEKFKVTKPAVTALVNRLINLGYLGRVQSEEDRRVYYIWISDKGKKLIEINNNAANAYARYVEGCLTKDELESYAQILEKIIADYTSKKD, encoded by the coding sequence ATGATACTATCAGATATTTTTATAAAACTTAGAGAAGTTATATTTGAGGTAGCGCAAACTTATAGAGACGCTAATTCTATGCCCGATTTGCCCAATTTAACTGTGAAGCAATATTACTATCTTGATGTTATAAGTCGGATGAATAATCCTACATATAGTAAAATAGCGGAAAAATTTAAAGTCACCAAACCGGCAGTCACGGCCCTTGTAAACAGACTTATTAACTTAGGCTATCTGGGAAGAGTACAATCAGAAGAGGATCGGCGGGTTTATTATATTTGGATTAGTGATAAAGGCAAAAAATTGATTGAAATTAATAATAATGCTGCGAATGCTTATGCCAGATATGTTGAAGGTTGCCTTACAAAAGATGAGCTAGAAAGCTATGCCCAAATATTAGAAAAAATAATTGCAGATTATACGTCGAAAAAAGATTAG
- a CDS encoding DUF255 domain-containing protein has translation MDKKTNKLINEKSPYLLQHAYNPVEWYPWCDEAFEKARREDKPVFFSSGYSCCH, from the coding sequence GTGGACAAAAAGACCAATAAATTAATAAATGAAAAGAGTCCGTATTTGCTCCAACATGCTTATAATCCAGTAGAGTGGTATCCTTGGTGCGATGAAGCCTTTGAAAAAGCAAGGCGAGAAGATAAGCCAGTGTTCTTCAGTAGTGGATATTCATGCTGCCATTGA
- a CDS encoding slipin family protein, which translates to MILIFLVIFLIVLVLSSLRTAAEWERGVVFFLGRIKPIRGPGLFYIIPIFESVKKVDLRTTTVAIDTQETITRDNVSIKVNAVIWYKVIDPIKVLVTVEDFRQAVYQFTATNLRNLIGQHSLDEVLKERNKINNDLINILNSTVINWGIEVDNVEIKDIEIPVGMQRAMAMEAEALREKRARIIKASAEFEASEQLAAASKVIIDNPVALELRRMQMITEVGAEQNTTTIIMVPSDFIGLAKEANDFFSNKNKSITEVTVK; encoded by the coding sequence ATGATTTTAATTTTTTTAGTAATTTTCTTAATAGTTCTTGTATTATCCAGTCTTCGTACAGCGGCGGAATGGGAAAGAGGGGTTGTCTTTTTCTTGGGAAGGATAAAGCCCATTCGTGGGCCAGGGTTGTTTTATATTATACCGATTTTTGAATCTGTTAAAAAGGTTGATCTTCGTACTACAACAGTAGCAATTGACACGCAGGAAACAATTACACGGGATAATGTTTCAATTAAGGTTAATGCTGTTATTTGGTATAAAGTCATTGATCCTATTAAAGTACTTGTGACGGTTGAAGATTTTAGGCAAGCTGTTTATCAATTTACAGCAACTAATCTAAGAAATCTGATCGGACAACACTCTCTTGATGAAGTGCTTAAAGAACGCAACAAGATTAATAACGATTTAATCAACATTTTAAATAGTACGGTCATTAATTGGGGTATTGAGGTAGATAATGTAGAAATTAAAGATATTGAAATACCTGTAGGTATGCAACGAGCAATGGCAATGGAGGCAGAAGCGCTTCGTGAAAAAAGAGCTAGAATCATTAAAGCATCAGCGGAATTTGAAGCATCAGAACAATTGGCTGCGGCCTCAAAAGTAATTATTGATAATCCAGTAGCGCTTGAGCTTAGGCGTATGCAAATGATTACTGAAGTAGGGGCGGAACAAAATACAACTACGATTATTATGGTACCTTCCGATTTTATAGGCCTTGCGAAAGAAGCTAATGATTTCTTTAGCAATAAGAATAAATCTATAACTGAAGTGACAGTTAAATAA
- a CDS encoding DUF255 domain-containing protein → MENKTYYDPKTKNHDINSQNTNKPNRLIHEKSPYLLQHANNPVDRYPWGAEAFQKAQRENRPVFLSVGYS, encoded by the coding sequence GTGGAAAATAAAACCTACTACGATCCAAAAACTAAAAATCACGATATAAACAGTCAAAATACTAACAAACCTAATCGTTTAATTCACGAGAAGTCCCCATACTTACTTCAACATGCCAATAATCCAGTAGACCGGTATCCATGGGGGGCAGAAGCGTTTCAGAAAGCACAGCGTGAGAATCGGCCTGTATTTTTGTCCGTAGGCTATTCCTAG
- a CDS encoding DUF255 domain-containing protein produces the protein MDKKPNRLIKEKSPYLLQHAYNPVDWYTWDDEAFEIAKREDKPVFLSSGYSACHWCHVSSWN, from the coding sequence GTGGACAAAAAGCCCAACAGGCTGATAAAAGAAAAGAGTCCGTATTTGCTCCAACATGCCTACAACCCAGTGGATTGGTACACTTGGGATGATGAAGCATTTGAGATAGCTAAACGCGAAGATAAGCCCGTGTTCTTGAGTAGTGGATATAGCGCCTGTCATTGGTGCCACGTCTCCTCGTGGAACTAA
- a CDS encoding LysE family transporter: MDITSFLIYCVIITFTPGPTNIVILSTVQGFGMKKAMEYTYGATIAFGALLAISAILNTVLVVVIPQILIIMQISGSLYILYLAYQIYNIDASGTNVEQVATYRSGFIMQFVNPKVVLFTMTVIPSFVMPYYSEPYTLAIFVAIITAVGFLAFVTWVLFGAIFKELLLKYKKLVNVSMSLFLIYSAIIGSGLVEIIRRW; this comes from the coding sequence ATGGACATTACATCTTTCTTAATATACTGCGTTATTATAACATTTACCCCTGGACCTACCAATATTGTTATATTGTCAACGGTACAGGGGTTTGGAATGAAAAAAGCTATGGAATACACATATGGAGCTACAATTGCCTTTGGTGCCTTACTTGCCATTTCCGCTATATTAAATACCGTGCTTGTGGTCGTAATCCCTCAAATTTTGATTATAATGCAGATAAGCGGAAGCCTTTATATTCTGTATTTGGCTTATCAGATATATAATATTGATGCATCAGGAACAAATGTAGAACAAGTTGCTACCTATAGGTCAGGTTTTATTATGCAGTTTGTAAATCCCAAGGTGGTGTTGTTTACAATGACGGTAATCCCAAGTTTTGTTATGCCATACTACAGTGAACCCTATACATTAGCAATTTTTGTTGCAATTATTACCGCGGTTGGCTTTTTAGCATTTGTCACTTGGGTACTTTTCGGGGCGATTTTCAAGGAACTCCTGCTGAAGTATAAAAAGCTAGTTAATGTAAGTATGTCACTCTTTCTAATCTATTCTGCTATAATAGGTTCGGGACTAGTTGAGATTATTAGGAGATGGTGA
- a CDS encoding GNAT family N-acetyltransferase: MGDVKIRWANYNDWHYLSLIHSKSYQDAYKGIIPDVFLDNFTVEKRAKYYQESLREGIEKIALIFMDKKAIGFIVIGKCRDNDLDDMYGEIWGIYLLKNYWGKGYGKRLINWGIDRIKEFGCYKTSLWVLKDNTNARRFYENLGFISDGAEKLIIRGKGLVQIRYQKV; the protein is encoded by the coding sequence ATGGGTGATGTTAAAATTCGGTGGGCTAACTATAATGATTGGCATTATTTGAGCTTGATTCACTCTAAGTCATATCAAGATGCTTATAAAGGTATTATTCCAGATGTCTTTTTAGATAATTTTACAGTAGAAAAAAGGGCTAAGTATTATCAAGAATCCCTAAGAGAAGGTATTGAGAAAATAGCGCTTATATTTATGGATAAAAAAGCTATTGGTTTTATTGTCATAGGTAAATGTAGAGATAATGATTTAGATGATATGTATGGTGAAATTTGGGGTATATATTTGTTGAAAAATTATTGGGGAAAGGGATATGGGAAAAGGCTTATAAACTGGGGAATAGATAGAATAAAAGAGTTTGGCTGTTATAAAACTTCCTTATGGGTGCTTAAAGACAATACAAATGCCAGAAGGTTTTACGAGAATTTAGGTTTTATATCTGATGGGGCAGAGAAGTTAATTATAAGAGGTAAAGGATTAGTTCAAATAAGATATCAAAAAGTATAA
- a CDS encoding DUF5984 family protein: MSIIRHRIKEIENITPWGNTESGYFLHWFGLTDSHYWISFGQNELLRYSDDFIKKYKMDATFPYVNYQFARIYDDFFSILDKVIVPIPFNVFSYIDNMEKFDVFRKSLYLWINNVWNEEDEQYDEIYAPARDWVHSRRLDSGYLVGAPDIYFFASDGKVYIRWYCDYKDQEGIAMWKELKGEYVMNYSIFIDEVKQSFELFWNSMDERVEEVLSNWSRDNIHIDKKLLLKNHNELKSVYQSSIKYIFSSEFASSISYKTDYWDNIENKIKLILKSTK, encoded by the coding sequence ATGTCAATTATTAGACACCGCATTAAAGAAATTGAAAATATTACGCCTTGGGGTAATACTGAGTCAGGATATTTTCTGCACTGGTTTGGGCTGACAGATTCACATTATTGGATTTCATTTGGACAAAATGAATTATTGCGATACAGTGATGATTTTATTAAAAAATACAAAATGGATGCGACGTTCCCATATGTCAATTACCAGTTTGCCCGAATTTATGATGACTTTTTTTCAATACTTGATAAGGTAATAGTTCCTATTCCATTTAATGTCTTTTCATACATTGATAATATGGAGAAGTTTGATGTGTTTAGGAAATCCCTGTATTTATGGATAAATAATGTATGGAATGAAGAAGATGAGCAGTATGATGAAATCTATGCACCCGCTCGTGATTGGGTTCATAGTAGAAGACTAGATTCAGGATATTTAGTTGGTGCGCCTGATATTTATTTTTTTGCAAGTGATGGCAAAGTTTATATCCGTTGGTATTGTGATTATAAAGACCAAGAAGGAATTGCGATGTGGAAAGAACTAAAAGGCGAATATGTCATGAATTATAGTATCTTTATTGATGAAGTAAAACAATCATTTGAGTTATTCTGGAATTCTATGGATGAAAGAGTAGAAGAAGTGCTTTCAAATTGGTCTCGTGACAATATACATATTGATAAGAAATTACTATTAAAAAATCATAATGAATTAAAGAGTGTGTATCAATCGTCCATAAAATATATTTTTTCAAGTGAGTTTGCATCATCAATTTCATATAAGACAGATTATTGGGATAATATTGAGAATAAGATAAAACTGATATTGAAATCAACAAAGTAA
- a CDS encoding epoxyqueuosine reductase has product MQELICKWIKDYVSTYPQMVNTLSRWQEPLIGFADAADERFLSLRDKVSPSHAMPKDFLNDARTVISYFIPFAEDIIKSNSAGTEASKEWVIAYIETNKLIFDLNTYLRDQLCTMGYNGTVIPATHNFNTQTLISDWSHRHIAYIAGLGNFGVNNMLITEKGCCGRLGSIVMNVPIEPSKPLEKENCLYKHGGGCKKCVNSCVNEALTIEAFDRHRCYTKCLENAKMYYELGLGDVCGKCLVNMPCSRTNPTRLL; this is encoded by the coding sequence ATGCAAGAATTGATATGCAAATGGATTAAAGACTATGTAAGTACCTATCCGCAGATGGTTAATACCTTAAGTCGATGGCAAGAACCGCTCATTGGCTTTGCTGATGCCGCTGATGAAAGATTTCTGAGTTTGCGCGATAAGGTCAGTCCTAGTCACGCGATGCCCAAAGATTTTTTAAATGATGCTCGTACTGTTATTTCTTACTTTATTCCCTTTGCAGAAGATATAATAAAAAGTAATAGTGCAGGTACTGAGGCTTCTAAGGAATGGGTTATCGCTTATATTGAGACAAATAAGCTTATTTTCGATCTAAACACTTACTTGCGGGATCAACTATGCACCATGGGGTATAATGGTACTGTTATTCCAGCGACACATAATTTTAACACCCAAACGCTTATTAGCGATTGGTCTCATCGGCACATTGCTTATATTGCAGGACTGGGAAATTTTGGTGTAAATAATATGTTAATTACCGAAAAAGGCTGTTGTGGTAGATTGGGCAGTATTGTCATGAATGTGCCCATCGAGCCTAGCAAACCTTTAGAAAAAGAAAATTGTTTATATAAACATGGCGGTGGATGTAAGAAATGTGTCAACAGTTGTGTAAATGAGGCACTTACAATAGAAGCATTCGATCGGCACAGATGTTATACTAAATGCTTGGAAAACGCAAAAATGTACTATGAACTTGGTTTGGGAGATGTATGTGGAAAATGTTTGGTCAATATGCCTTGCTCCCGCACAAATCCAACTCGATTGCTGTAA
- a CDS encoding AraC family transcriptional regulator: protein MEKFIYKKSSDITVLSASFTDFAYKKHCHEEYALGVTLRGIQQYNLGGSLHSSYENGVMLFNPEQIHDGRAHDSTGLDYVMLYIEPKLFLEMLGKKDVVRFASPIVYNQALRNSILNLSSAILSGKGESLCSELLLSLVDNFNPTNICTTYKNDNKLIKKAKEMIYSKLENVLSLDEICKELAMSKFQFIRLFNTNIGISPYQYFIFCKVNRAKQLLEKNKDIYAAIAECGFVDLSHLNKHFKRIYGITAFEYISHLN, encoded by the coding sequence ATGGAAAAATTCATATATAAAAAATCATCGGATATTACTGTGCTATCAGCTAGTTTTACTGATTTCGCATATAAAAAGCATTGCCATGAGGAATACGCATTAGGTGTAACTCTACGTGGCATTCAACAGTACAATTTAGGTGGCAGTTTACATTCATCATATGAGAATGGGGTTATGCTCTTTAATCCTGAACAGATACATGACGGCAGGGCGCATGATAGTACGGGTCTTGATTATGTTATGCTATATATTGAGCCAAAACTGTTTTTGGAGATGCTTGGGAAGAAAGATGTGGTTCGTTTTGCATCCCCAATTGTCTATAATCAAGCTCTTAGGAATAGTATCTTAAATCTTTCAAGTGCAATTCTAAGTGGAAAAGGTGAATCCTTGTGTAGTGAATTGCTCCTATCCCTTGTAGATAACTTTAATCCAACTAATATTTGTACAACGTACAAAAACGATAATAAACTAATTAAAAAAGCAAAGGAAATGATTTATTCTAAATTAGAAAATGTACTGAGTCTTGATGAAATTTGCAAAGAACTTGCCATGTCAAAGTTTCAGTTTATCAGATTATTTAATACCAATATTGGAATTTCACCATATCAATATTTTATATTTTGCAAGGTAAATCGTGCAAAGCAGTTACTGGAAAAAAACAAAGATATTTATGCGGCTATAGCAGAGTGTGGTTTTGTTGATTTATCCCATTTAAATAAGCATTTTAAAAGAATATATGGAATAACAGCATTTGAATATATATCACATTTAAATTGA
- a CDS encoding barstar family protein — protein sequence MNKKKIIIDGNRYNDIDGFYDEVDKVLTKGLTWRTGHNLDAFNDLLRGGFGVHEYGEAIVIIWENATKSRVNFGYDATIKHYERMLTRCHPTNVNNVSYLLEDAKQKKGETLFEIIIKIIQSHDNIELKLK from the coding sequence ATGAATAAGAAGAAAATAATAATAGATGGAAATAGATATAATGATATTGATGGATTCTACGATGAAGTGGATAAGGTGCTTACAAAAGGACTGACGTGGAGGACTGGACATAATTTAGATGCTTTTAATGACTTGTTGCGCGGAGGGTTTGGCGTACACGAATATGGAGAAGCAATCGTTATTATATGGGAAAACGCAACAAAAAGTAGAGTTAATTTCGGATATGATGCAACTATTAAACATTACGAAAGAATGTTAACGAGATGTCATCCGACAAATGTGAACAATGTAAGTTATTTGTTAGAAGATGCGAAACAGAAAAAGGGCGAAACATTATTTGAAATAATCATCAAGATAATTCAAAGCCATGACAATATTGAATTGAAGCTAAAATAA
- a CDS encoding DUF255 domain-containing protein, whose product MPNRLIKEKSPYLLQHAYNPVDWYLWCDESFEKARREDKPVFFSSGYSCCHWCHVHQSNKFIYNNLIKPA is encoded by the coding sequence ATGCCTAATCGTCTGATAAAGGAAAAAAGCCCGTATTTGCTTCAACATGCCTACAACCCTGTAGATTGGTATCTTTGGTGTGATGAATCCTTTGAAAAAGCAAGGCGAGAAGATAAGCCAGTGTTCTTCAGTAGTGGATATTCATGCTGCCATTGGTGCCATGTCCATCAAAGTAATAAGTTCATTTATAATAATCTGATTAAACCAGCGTAA
- a CDS encoding GNAT family N-acetyltransferase — protein MITIKPITISDIERYAILCDELFNSKTNLVKLEVVLTKLISNPDYILVGAESESGELLGSVMGITCFDTVGECRPFMVLENLIVRENCRRLGIGKKLVEYIEVQAREKSCYFIMLMSLIKRKEAHQFYETLGYSADIAKGYKKYL, from the coding sequence ATGATAACGATAAAACCTATTACTATTTCAGATATTGAACGTTATGCTATTCTATGCGACGAATTGTTTAACTCCAAAACAAATTTAGTCAAGTTAGAAGTAGTATTGACTAAACTCATCAGCAATCCTGATTATATTTTGGTGGGAGCAGAAAGCGAAAGTGGGGAATTGCTTGGTTCAGTAATGGGTATTACCTGTTTTGATACAGTTGGGGAGTGTCGTCCATTTATGGTATTAGAAAATCTAATAGTAAGGGAGAATTGTAGACGGTTAGGTATTGGTAAAAAGTTAGTAGAATATATTGAAGTGCAAGCTCGTGAGAAAAGCTGTTACTTCATAATGTTAATGTCTCTAATCAAACGAAAAGAAGCACACCAATTCTACGAGACTTTAGGTTATTCAGCTGATATTGCTAAAGGTTATAAAAAATATTTGTGA
- the tyrS gene encoding tyrosine--tRNA ligase: MLTPKEQLRIICKGVHNLVNEEELFAKLKKSFDQNKPLTIKLGLDPSAPDIHLGHAVVLRKIKQMQDLGHRAVIIIGDFTGKIGDPTGKSKGRIALTDEQVKENAKTYCQQIFKVLDTRKTEVRFNSEWLSKLTFEDVIKLAATSTIARILERDDFQNRYQNQIPIGVHEFFYPLMQAYDSIAIKADIELGGTDQTFNILMGRTLQKTLEQEQQIAIFMPILEGLDGVEKMSKSLGNYIGVSEHAEVMFKKVMEVPDDLIIKYFELATDEHPNEIDKIRAELDGNANPRDIKYRLAKIITSLYHTLEDVEKAVAYYDIAFRKKAIPDDIPELLIKIGKETIADIIPQLMEMHFVKSKSEFIRLVNQGGVYMNSAKLAPDNIDRVIICDDVMKIGKKRFVKFIK; the protein is encoded by the coding sequence ATGTTAACACCAAAGGAGCAGCTGCGAATTATCTGCAAAGGGGTACACAATCTTGTAAACGAGGAAGAGTTGTTTGCAAAGCTTAAAAAATCCTTTGACCAGAATAAACCGTTGACCATCAAACTAGGGCTTGACCCTTCAGCTCCAGATATTCATCTTGGTCATGCAGTTGTACTGCGTAAAATCAAACAAATGCAGGATTTAGGTCATCGTGCGGTGATTATAATTGGTGATTTCACTGGAAAAATCGGTGACCCGACAGGAAAATCTAAGGGCAGAATTGCCCTGACCGATGAACAAGTGAAAGAAAACGCCAAAACCTATTGCCAGCAGATCTTTAAGGTGCTTGATACAAGAAAAACCGAAGTGCGGTTTAATAGCGAATGGCTTTCTAAGCTTACTTTTGAAGATGTTATCAAACTTGCTGCTACCAGCACCATTGCCAGAATCTTGGAACGAGATGATTTTCAAAATAGATATCAAAATCAAATTCCAATTGGAGTTCATGAATTTTTTTATCCACTGATGCAAGCGTATGATTCGATTGCAATTAAAGCGGATATTGAGTTGGGTGGAACCGACCAAACATTTAACATCCTGATGGGCAGAACTCTTCAAAAAACACTGGAACAGGAGCAGCAAATTGCCATCTTTATGCCTATCCTCGAAGGCTTGGATGGTGTAGAGAAGATGAGCAAAAGTCTCGGCAACTATATCGGTGTTAGTGAACATGCCGAGGTGATGTTCAAAAAAGTAATGGAGGTTCCTGATGATCTTATAATCAAATATTTTGAGCTTGCTACAGACGAGCATCCCAATGAAATTGACAAGATCAGAGCAGAATTGGATGGTAATGCAAACCCTAGAGATATTAAATATCGTTTAGCCAAAATCATAACGTCGCTCTATCATACCCTAGAGGATGTAGAGAAAGCAGTTGCATATTATGACATAGCATTCAGAAAAAAAGCCATTCCCGATGATATCCCAGAACTTTTAATTAAAATCGGAAAAGAAACTATTGCGGACATTATTCCACAGTTAATGGAAATGCATTTTGTAAAAAGCAAAAGCGAATTTATTCGATTGGTAAATCAGGGTGGCGTTTATATGAACAGTGCAAAGTTAGCACCAGATAATATAGATAGAGTCATTATTTGCGATGATGTCATGAAAATTGGGAAAAAGCGTTTTGTCAAATTTATAAAATAA
- a CDS encoding DUF2000 domain-containing protein: MEFDTKLVVILRDDLLTWQKLNVTAFLMSGIGATQNIIGESYVDADGATYLPMSQQPIVVYSASGEEMKEVLKKALTKEVNINIYTEELFKTFNDEDNRTKVAEYKTDDLNLVGIGMIGKKNHVSKLAKGLKLHD, translated from the coding sequence ATGGAATTTGATACTAAGCTTGTAGTTATACTTAGAGATGACCTTTTAACATGGCAAAAACTAAATGTTACAGCATTTTTAATGAGTGGAATTGGAGCCACTCAAAATATTATTGGTGAATCTTATGTTGATGCTGATGGGGCAACCTATCTTCCGATGTCACAACAGCCAATTGTTGTTTATTCTGCCAGTGGAGAAGAGATGAAAGAGGTATTGAAAAAGGCTCTTACTAAAGAAGTAAATATAAATATCTACACTGAAGAACTTTTTAAGACTTTTAACGACGAGGACAATCGTACCAAGGTCGCTGAGTATAAAACTGATGACTTAAATCTTGTAGGTATTGGTATGATAGGCAAGAAAAATCATGTTAGCAAGCTGGCAAAAGGACTTAAACTGCATGATTAG
- a CDS encoding phenylalanine--tRNA ligase beta subunit-related protein produces the protein MIEIKIGEELQKVCPEMTLGCIQAHVKVESSSNDLWQEINSCCDGLKSEIRIEDLASLLRIKDGREVYKKLGKVPSKYRLSSEALIRRVLQGKGVYKINNIVEINNLISLKSKFPIGSYNIANLYSPISLVIGKEGQEYKGIGKELINIENLPVLTDLMGSFGSPTSDSERAMITTDVNEIVMCIFSFSGRTDVNEYLQYGKELLERYANGKNIETKIIGITAD, from the coding sequence ATGATTGAAATTAAAATTGGCGAAGAACTTCAGAAAGTTTGCCCTGAAATGACACTAGGATGTATACAAGCACATGTAAAGGTAGAAAGCAGCAGTAATGATTTGTGGCAAGAAATTAACAGTTGTTGCGATGGCCTGAAAAGTGAAATACGTATAGAAGATTTAGCGTCCTTACTTAGGATAAAAGACGGAAGAGAAGTATATAAAAAACTAGGTAAAGTGCCTAGTAAATATAGGCTGTCTTCGGAAGCATTAATAAGAAGAGTATTGCAAGGAAAAGGAGTTTATAAAATAAACAATATTGTAGAGATTAATAATTTAATATCATTAAAATCTAAGTTTCCTATTGGTTCATATAATATTGCAAACCTTTATTCTCCTATTTCTTTAGTGATAGGTAAGGAGGGGCAAGAATACAAAGGCATTGGCAAAGAACTTATAAATATAGAAAATCTTCCCGTTTTAACGGATTTAATGGGCAGTTTTGGAAGTCCTACAAGTGATTCAGAAAGAGCCATGATAACAACTGATGTAAATGAAATAGTAATGTGCATTTTTTCTTTTAGCGGTAGAACTGATGTAAACGAATATTTACAATATGGTAAAGAACTTTTAGAAAGATATGCAAACGGAAAGAACATTGAAACTAAAATAATAGGAATTACCGCCGATTGA